The following are encoded in a window of Phaeodactylum tricornutum CCAP 1055/1 chromosome 29, whole genome shotgun sequence genomic DNA:
- a CDS encoding predicted protein, whose product MPTVAPVRSRRFVSLPLCLNILTFHTSPLHTVSAMKVVDFVRKPFIQRACAEPHTIPSVVSFFFGLDCHDPAQVQAQLRDGGALTTMKDLWFAGGSEYDQLCATHFADTIRAAGNGQLARNDPAWTQQVDGVVAQLVLCDQLARNAFRGTPEAYAYDQPALRLARTLHTDYRASRVASASRTIQGEYHPPYVAFLVTAFMHSEVLTDHEAVTEILQHERETTPEHLHDWWRYQETFEQEHRDVVERFGRYPHRNALHQRQSTPEEEAWLDDTENLPGWALSQLQDRPECAEDDVAVGTNPSA is encoded by the coding sequence atgCCCACCGTTGCGCCTGTTCGATCACGTCGATTCGTCTCTTTACCCTTGTGTCTCAATATTCTCACCTTTCACACCTCCCCACTCCACACTGTCTCCGCCATGAAGGTTGTCGACTTTGTCCGAAAGCCCTTCATCCAACGCGCCTGCGCTGAACCCCACACCATTCCTTCggtcgtttccttctttttcggtctCGACTGTCACGATCCCGCCCAAGTCCAGGCCCAATTACGCGACGGCGGCGCCCTCACAACCATGAAGGATCTGTGGTTCGCTGGTGGCAGCGAATACGATCAACTCTGTGCCACGCACTTTGCCGACACGATCCGGGCTGCCGGAAACGGCCAATTGGCCCGGAACGATCCGGCCTGGACGCAGCAGGTTGACGGCGTCGTCGCCCAACTCGTTCTCTGTGATCAACTCGCCCGCAACGCCTTTCGCGGGACTCCTGAAGCCTACGCCTACGACCAACCCGCGTTGCGACTTGCCCGGACGTTACACACCGACTATCGGGCGTCGCGAGTGGCGAGCGCATCACGCACAATCCAGGGAGAGTATCATCCGCCCTATGTGGCCTTTCTCGTCACCGCCTTTATGCATTCCGAAGTTTTGACTGATCACGAAGCGGTCACAGAAATTTTGCAGCACGAACGAGAAACCACACCGGAGCATTTGCACGACTGGTGGCGGTATCAGGAGACCTTTGAACAGGAGCACCGGGACGTGGTGGAACGCTTCGGGCGTTACCCGCACCGGAACGCCCTTCACCAACGGCAGTCCACGCCGGAAGAGGAAGCCTGGTTGGATGATACGGAAAATTTACCCGGCTGGGCTTTGAGTCAACTGCAAGACCGACCGGAATGTGCCGAAGATGACGTCGCGGTCGGAACCAACCCATCCGCGTAG
- a CDS encoding predicted protein, giving the protein MVSIRRFAAAGGNDHGDPNYYKNKPRKPTRDDPFAILGVSEEESYAAVKRTFLQIALRHHPDTATSATSAEADASREIFISARKAFEQLAEGPEGLAVLASDGWEEEELDVWFKDETGFDMPFMDAATMKEVAEMHDTTAHGLDRDGGMWTLARMVTENVKSGGNAGDLLRLEAGTIRDRGIDGILRRRRRR; this is encoded by the coding sequence ATGGTTTCCATCCGCAGATTCGCGGCAGCGGGAGGCAACGATCACGGAGACCCGAACTACTACAAAAACAAGCCTCGGAAACCGACACGGGACGATCCGTTTGCGATCCTCGGGGTGTCGGAGGAAGAAAGCTACGCAGCCGTCAAGCGAACTTTTTTGCAAATTGCTTTGCGGCATCATCCCGACACGGCAACGTCGGCAACTTCCGCAGAAGCAGATGCTAGTCGTGAGATCTTCATTTCGGCTCGAAAGGCATTCGAACAACTCGCCGAAGGGCCCGAGGGCCTGGCCGTGCTGGCCAGCGACGGttgggaagaagaagagctAGACGTTTGGTTCAAGGACGAAACAGGCTTTGATATGCCCTTTATGGATGCGGCTACCATGAAGGAAGTTGCGGAAATGCACGACACTACTGCCCACGGTCTGGATCGCGACGGTGGTATGTGGACTCTGGCGAGAATGGTCACGGAAAACGTCAAAAGCGGAGGCAACGCTGGAGATCTGTTACGGTTAGAAGCTGGTACAATTCGAGACCGAGGGATTGATGGCATATTGAGGCGACGGCGGAGGAGATGA